The window GCCGGGAACGATCGCCGTCGCGGCGTAGACCACGGCGATCCCGCCCGCGACGAGCAGGCCGCCGACGGCGTACCGCGTCACGCCGTTCGGGAACGACCCCGTCCCGCGTGCCAGCGCGTCGATGCCGGCCTGCGCGAGCACTGCCGTCACTGTGCCGTCACCCCTCGCCGCGTGTCGCTTCGAGTCATCTGTGTCTGTCTCGGTGCTGATGTGCAATAAGGCTTCACATCTGCAACTCTCTTCGGCCGTTTCTGGATCTCACTTGACCTCTTACAGGTCTTGAGCGCCACATACCGGAGATATTGGGTACTGTAGATTAGTGGAAACTGTACAAGACAGTCGACAGTGTTTTGATCCCAGGGCCGGAACGGGGAGGTGTGAGCTCCACAGTCGACGCGACGGAGACGCTGGACGTACAGGGGAAGAACTGTCCGATGCCGGTCGTCGAGACGAAGCAGGCGGTCGGTGGCCTCGACGTGGGGGCGGTGTTGGAGGTGGTCGCCACGGATCCCGGTAGCGTGAGCGACATCGCCGGCTGGGCGGAGTCGACCGACGACGTCGAACTCGTCGATCAGACCGAGAGTGACGGGGTCTACCGCCACTTCGTCCGGAGGACGTGACGTGAGTACCGACACACCGACAGGTGAGTCAGGTGCCGAGGCGGGCGCGGCCGGCGAGTCGACCCCGAGCCGGGCGGAGCTCGCCGCTCGCGTCACCGAGCTGGAGACGGAGTTGGCGGAGGTGCGCGAGGAGGCGGCCGCGGCGAAGGCCGCGAGGGAGGACAGCCAGAAGGTGGTGATCGTCGCCACGGACGGCACCCTCGACGGCGCCTACCCGCCGTTGATCCTGGCGTCGACGGCGGCCGCGTTCGGCTACGACGTGACCGTCTTCTACACGTTCTGGGGGCTGGAGGTGCTCCACGAGGAGCACGCCGGCGACCTCTCGCTGTCGCCCGTCGGCAACCCGAACCTCGGGGTGCCGGACGCAGTCGGGATCCTGCCGGGCGTCGACGCCGTCGCCACCCGGATGATGCGCCGGAAGATCGACGCCGAGAACGTCGCCACCGTGGCGGAGCTGATCCAGACCTCGCTCGACACCGGAGTCGACCTCCAGGCGTGCCAGATGACGATGGACCTGTTCGACTACGAGGAAGACGACTTCTTCGACGGGGTCACGACCGGCGTCGGCGCCGCGACGGCGTTTCAGGAGATGGCCGACGCCGACGTGCAACTGCTCGTCTGAACCGTTCCGCCGGTCGCCCTCGGGGTCGTCGTCGGTCGCAGTCGTCGTCGGTCGTCGTCGGTCGCAGTCGTCGTCGGCCGCCACGGACGCCAGTCGGGGACTGCGACGGCTCAACTTCTGCTTGAACTGGGGAGACGGCCCGGAGACGGTCGTAAACCTCCGCGTAACTATATTCTTATAGTCCTTGGGACCATCGTGACACGGAGACAGAACACGACGGGCCGGGGGCGGTGATCGTGAACGCGAAGGCCGTCTCGGCGTTGTTCGCGGCGGCAGCCGTGACGGCGACGCTGGGGGCAGGGGTGCTGTGGTCGCCGTCGCCGATCGATCGTCGTCTCGCGGAGCCGTACGGTCTCACCGCGGACACGCTCGTCGTCGTGATTCTCCTGGCGGTGTTGCTCGCGGTCGCGGTCGCGGTCACGAGAGAGAGGCGTCGGTGACACACGCCGACGGCGAGTGGGGGGGCGTCAGTCGTCCGCGAGCGAGCCCTGGCTCGCGGCGCAGTTGTTCGGGCCCAACTCCAGTTGGAACGCTTCCTCGTCGTCCGTCTCGCGCTGGCCGAGGTTGGTGGCGATGATCTCCTCGTAGTTGGCCGGCCGCGGCGGCATGTCCGCAAGGACGGTGTCCACGAAGCGGCCTTCGTCGTACGACAGCGGCGCCATCGCGTCGACGAGCTCACCCAGACGGGCGGTGTAACTGCCGTCTGCGGCCGGCGTCGCGTCGTCCCCGACGTGTGCGCCGCCGATCAACAGGTCGTCGTCCGACGGGAGGATCCGTTCGTGGAGCGTCTCGTACAGCTCGCGGGCGGCCTCCGGGGCACCGTCGTCTCCCTCCTCTAAGTCCGGTCGAGCGACGCTGTCGACGAACAGCCCGTCGCCGGTCGCCAACAGCGAGCCTCCCACGAGGTAAGACGTCATCCCGGAGGTGTGACCGGGCGTGTGGCGGGCCTCGATCTCGGCGTCGCCCACGGCGAAGCGGTCGTCGTCTGCGGCGGTCGTCACGGCGCCGGTGTAGGTGATCCCGCGCGGGACGGCCGCCTCGGGGATCACGCCCGTCACGTCCGTCTCGCTCGTCTCGGAGAGGTCCCTGACGCCGCTGACGTGGTCCGCGTGGACGTGGGTGTCGAGGGCGTACTGGAGGTCGGCGTCCGACGCGGCGACATCCGCGAGGTAGCGGTCGGTGAACGCTCGCAGCGGGTCGATCACGGCCGCCTCTCCGTCGGAGACGAGGAGGTAACCCAGGCAGCCGGAGGAGGGCCGCTGGTACTGGTACAGCGTCCCCGGACCGTCGTAGCGCGTCACCTCGTGACGCTCGTAGATCTCTGCCCACCCTTCCATCCCGTCGGCGAGGCCGACGACCGCCCGGCCGGCGGCGGCGAGTTCGCCGGCGACGTACCGGCTGGCGTACCCCTTGGCGCACAACACCACGAGCGGATCGCCCGTCGGCACCTCCGCGAGCAGCTCCTCGTCGACCGTCTCGCCGACGAACTCGTAGTACGGGACGTTCTCGACCTCGACGCCCGGTCCGCCGAGATTCCACTCCTCGAAGTCCGCGGGGCTGCGGGCGTCCAACACGGTCACTTGCTCTCCGTCGTCGATCCGTCGCTTCAGTTCCGTCGGCGCGAGCGTCTCCGCCTCGACCGGCGGCGTCGGGAAGTCGTCCTGATTCACGGCTACGACACAGTCGACGACGCGTGCACTTAGGAGTTGTGTATCTTCTGCAATACTCTCAGATTCGACGTGAGTGTGCGTGGTGTGCCCACGTCGTGACACTCCGGACGGGCCGGACCGTGTCGCTCTTGCACGCGGCGTTCTACGATTCGCTGTGAACCAGACAGCAGTTCTGCACGGAGTGTTCGCCGTCCTGCTCGTAGCCGGAATTCTCGTCCAACAGACGCCCCTGCGGGTCGGGCTGATCGGACTCGGCGTCGTCTGTTTCGTCGCCGGCATCGTCCTCGCCCGCCGCGACGACGACGGCGGTGCCGCCGCCGCAGAGTGAAGACGAGCCGACGAACGGTCGAGATGGGTGGGAAGAGCCCCGTCGGTCGGCGACTCCGTGGAGTAGCACGCCCGACGGTCGGCTGGGGAGGATTCGAGGGGCCGACCCCCGGGCACGACGAACTTGTAGCCGCTATACAATAATCGTCCCGCGGTCTGCCGTCGCGGGTGCACGGTCAGTCGTGTGCAGTCCGTGAGCCTCCGACCGGGTCGTGTCGGCGGTCGCCCGCTCACTCCCCGGGGAGGCGAGTCGTGACGAGTGTCGTCACCGCGAGCACCGGACGCGTGGGCGTCGCGGCGACGACCCGACAGTCGTCGTCTCCGCTTCGGTCGACGGCGACACTGTCAGTGTCCGTCTCTCTCACGTTCGACGTTCCCGAGTTCGGGGCAGATTGAGCGTTTCCCAGCCCGTCGAGGCGTTCGCCCGGTAGGACAGCTACAGTCGGACACCGACGGCTTCAGTGCGTCGTGGTCTCCGTGGACCTCGTACCCACGTCGTTGCACGCCTCGCTCAACTGGAGGTGTCACACTGTGAGCTCCTGTGAGATCACGATTGTCTCGGAGGGGGTGTGTACGACTGCCACTCGGAGTCGATCACCCTCCTGGACCGGACAGCCGTCGTCCTGGTCACCCGAGAGCCGGAGTTGAAACGACTCGCCAACTTCGAACGCGTTGTCAGTGTGGTCTCCGAGAGGGCCGATGTTCCACTCCTCCTGATCGAAAGGGTGTCCCTTGACGAGAATAGAACTGTCACCGTTCACGAAGTTCTCGTCGTCGAGCTGATCGCCGCCGTAGCTGTAATCCGCTGGCAAGTTCACCACACGTGCTCGCTGTCCACAGGCATCGGTAGCGTCGACGACGATTTCGATGTTACTCACCTGGACAGGGTCACCGCCCTCGTGTGTCACTGTCAGGATACCGCCGGCGCCGCCGTCGGCTGGGTCGACGTCCCCACTCGATTGGGCGACGAACGGCGGCTCGGTGTTCACGTCGTTGCCGAAATCGAGCGCGAAGGCGGAGATGGTCGCAGCGAGAATCACAACGATTGCCACCAGTAGGATCACCGAGACGACTGGTGACACGCCGCGGTTCTTCATGTGTACCGGAGTACGCTCTACCTTTGTGTAAGCTTGGCGAATGACAGTACGCAAGAACTTTGCGGGGTGTATTCGGTCTCGATCACCGCCGCTCTGCAGATCCACTCCAGTGTTCGGCGGTCGAAGGACTCTGTAGCGAGCCACAGGCGTGCTCACTCGAAGTCGAGAGCTGGGCAGCCCGAGGTGTGTGACAGCTCCTGCCGGTCGAGTGTCTCAGTCCGACTCGACGCGGTCGAACGGGTCGGCCTCTCCCGACTGTGCGGCCCACAACGAGGCGTACTCGCCGGAGGCGGCCAGGAGTTCCTCGTGGGTGCCGCTCTCGACGATCTCACCGTCGTCCAACACCACCACTCGGTCGGCGCTCTCGACGGTCGAGAGCCGGTGTGCGATGACGAACGCGGTTCGATCCGCGATCAGTCGGTCGACGCCGGACTGGATCTCCTCTTCCGTCTTGGTGTCGACGTCGCTGGTCGCCTCGTCGAAGACGATGATCGCCGGATCGTTCAACAACGCACGGGCGATGGCGAGCCGTTGGCGCTGGCCGCCGGAGAGCTTCACCCCTCGCTCGCCGATCTGTGTGTCGTACCCGTCCGGCAGTTCCCGGATGAACTGGTGGGCGGCGGCTGCCCGGCTGGCGGCGACGATCTCCTCGCGGTGTGGCGGCCGGTCCGACGAACTGGCTCTGCTCGACTGCCCCGGCGCCGTGTCGGACACGCTGTCCGTCTCGGCTGCCAGTATCTCGTCGTCCGTCTCGGCGGCAATCTCGTCGTCCGTCTCGGCGGCCAGTATCTCGTCGTCGCCGTACGCGATGTTCTCTGCGACGGTGCCGGAGAACAGGTACGGGTTCTGTTCGATCACCGCCACTTCCCCGCGCAGGCGTTGGAGGTCGTACTCCCGGACGTCGACGTCGTCGACTGTCACCTGGCCCGCGTCGGCGTCGTGGAACCGCGGAACGAGCTTGACCAGCGTCGACTTCCCGGCACCGGTCTCGCCGACCAAGCCGACTGTCTCGCCCGGCTCCACGTCCAACGAGACGTCGTGGAGCACCGTCTCGTCGTCGGTGTAGCCGAACGAGACGTCCTCGAACGCGACGGCACCCTCGACCGTCGCCGGTCTGTGTGGGTCCGTGGGGGTCGTCAGCGTCCGTTCTCGCCCGAGCAGGCCGAACACGCGCTCGGCACTGGACTTGGCCTGTTGGTACTTGTTGGCCGACCGCCCGATCCGGCGCATCGGCGAGTAGAGCCGACGGAGGTAGAGGAAGAACGCCGCGAACGCACCCGTCGAGACGAGCGCCTCCCCCGGAGCCGACGTGACGATCGACCGCCCACCGAGGTAGAGCACGATCACGAACACCACGCCGGTGGTGAACCGGAGCGCCGCGAAGAACGCTCGCCGGAGACGGAGCGCACCCACCTGCTCGTCGTGGTACGTCTCACTCTGTGCCTCGACACGGCCGAGTTCGAAGTCGTAGCGGTCGAACGCCTTCACCACCGCCACGCCGCCGAGGTTGTTCTCCAACCGAGCGTTGAGTCGGCTCACGGTCTCCCGGATCGACTTGTACCGGGGCTCGATCGCCCGGAGGAACAGGGCGCTCGCGATCCCGACCAACGGCACCGGCGCGAGCGCGACCAGCGCCAGCGTCGGCGAGTAGTACCACAACACCGCCGAGATCCCGCCGACGGTGGCGACGACTCGGATCGCCTGTCTGAACTCCGTGTTGAGGAACTGCTCCAGTCGATTCACGTCGCTGTTGAGGATCGACATCATCCCGCCGGTCTGGTGGTCGGCGAAGAACCCCATCGACAGCCGTTGGAGGTGGTCGTACGTGTCGTTCCGGAGGTCGCGTTGGACCTTCTGTGCCGACGACTGTAGCAGGTACCGCGAGCCGAACCGTGCAACCGATCGTAGCAGATACGCGAGCACGGCGATCACGACCAGCCGTTCGAGCAGCATCAGTCGGGCGCTCTCCCCGACGATCGCCGCACCTGGAAGTAACCCGACGTCCGCGAGCAGTCCCGGACTGCCGGTTTCGAGCACGATCCGGTCGATCGCCGTCGCGACGACGATGGGCGGGATCAGCCGCGACACCCGAGTCACGATCGCCGCGAGGATCCCGATCGACAGTCGTGGCCAGTACCGCGTCGCGTACCGGAGCAGACTGACCATCGGGTGGCCGTCGACGTTCTCCCGGACGTTCTCG of the Halobaculum sp. MBLA0143 genome contains:
- a CDS encoding MBL fold metallo-hydrolase, translating into MNQDDFPTPPVEAETLAPTELKRRIDDGEQVTVLDARSPADFEEWNLGGPGVEVENVPYYEFVGETVDEELLAEVPTGDPLVVLCAKGYASRYVAGELAAAGRAVVGLADGMEGWAEIYERHEVTRYDGPGTLYQYQRPSSGCLGYLLVSDGEAAVIDPLRAFTDRYLADVAASDADLQYALDTHVHADHVSGVRDLSETSETDVTGVIPEAAVPRGITYTGAVTTAADDDRFAVGDAEIEARHTPGHTSGMTSYLVGGSLLATGDGLFVDSVARPDLEEGDDGAPEAARELYETLHERILPSDDDLLIGGAHVGDDATPAADGSYTARLGELVDAMAPLSYDEGRFVDTVLADMPPRPANYEEIIATNLGQRETDDEEAFQLELGPNNCAASQGSLADD
- a CDS encoding DsrE/DsrF/DrsH-like family protein, producing the protein MSTDTPTGESGAEAGAAGESTPSRAELAARVTELETELAEVREEAAAAKAAREDSQKVVIVATDGTLDGAYPPLILASTAAAFGYDVTVFYTFWGLEVLHEEHAGDLSLSPVGNPNLGVPDAVGILPGVDAVATRMMRRKIDAENVATVAELIQTSLDTGVDLQACQMTMDLFDYEEDDFFDGVTTGVGAATAFQEMADADVQLLV
- a CDS encoding sulfurtransferase TusA family protein codes for the protein MPVVETKQAVGGLDVGAVLEVVATDPGSVSDIAGWAESTDDVELVDQTESDGVYRHFVRRT
- a CDS encoding type IV pilin, encoding MKNRGVSPVVSVILLVAIVVILAATISAFALDFGNDVNTEPPFVAQSSGDVDPADGGAGGILTVTHEGGDPVQVSNIEIVVDATDACGQRARVVNLPADYSYGGDQLDDENFVNGDSSILVKGHPFDQEEWNIGPLGDHTDNAFEVGESFQLRLSGDQDDGCPVQEGDRLRVAVVHTPSETIVISQELTV
- a CDS encoding ABC transporter ATP-binding protein produces the protein MSDGHGGFENVRENVDGHPMVSLLRYATRYWPRLSIGILAAIVTRVSRLIPPIVVATAIDRIVLETGSPGLLADVGLLPGAAIVGESARLMLLERLVVIAVLAYLLRSVARFGSRYLLQSSAQKVQRDLRNDTYDHLQRLSMGFFADHQTGGMMSILNSDVNRLEQFLNTEFRQAIRVVATVGGISAVLWYYSPTLALVALAPVPLVGIASALFLRAIEPRYKSIRETVSRLNARLENNLGGVAVVKAFDRYDFELGRVEAQSETYHDEQVGALRLRRAFFAALRFTTGVVFVIVLYLGGRSIVTSAPGEALVSTGAFAAFFLYLRRLYSPMRRIGRSANKYQQAKSSAERVFGLLGRERTLTTPTDPHRPATVEGAVAFEDVSFGYTDDETVLHDVSLDVEPGETVGLVGETGAGKSTLVKLVPRFHDADAGQVTVDDVDVREYDLQRLRGEVAVIEQNPYLFSGTVAENIAYGDDEILAAETDDEIAAETDDEILAAETDSVSDTAPGQSSRASSSDRPPHREEIVAASRAAAAHQFIRELPDGYDTQIGERGVKLSGGQRQRLAIARALLNDPAIIVFDEATSDVDTKTEEEIQSGVDRLIADRTAFVIAHRLSTVESADRVVVLDDGEIVESGTHEELLAASGEYASLWAAQSGEADPFDRVESD